The sequence below is a genomic window from Planctomycetia bacterium.
TCGACCGAGACGAGTAAGGCATCGATCAATTCGTTCGACGGCGATGCGTCGCGACGACGGAGATCCTGAAGCTGATCCTCCATGAAATGGGCCAAGCGAGCGACACGGCGCAAGCCGATCGACGCGGCCGACCCTTTGATCCGATGACAACAGACCAACAACGATTCGACCCCGGTCGCGTCGGGCTCCTGAAGCAAGACGTCAGAGATGGTATCGAGCGTGAGATCGGCTTCGTCGATGAAGATGCCGAGATACTTGGCCGGAACATCGGGATCGTCTTGAAGATCACCGAGAGGATCTTCGGACTTGAAGATCTGTGACGATCCCGCGACCGGTGTGAGTTGCGCGTCCGTTTTTGTGCCGGTGGCCGGCAGTTCGACCGTTTTACTTTGTAAGACTTGTTCGATCCGATCGAAAACCTCGCGACATTCGACTTCATCGCCGCCAGAACCTTTGAGCAGCTCGATCATGGCGTCGAGGCGATCGATGGCTTGAAACGAAACGTCGACGACCGAACTGGAGACGTCCAGGCGGCCGCAGCGCACGGCATCGAAGACGTTTTCGATCTTATGAGTCAGCGAGTTGATGTCCTGCATCCCCATCATTCCGGACAAACCTTTAAGGCTATGCGCGGCGCGGAAGATGTCGTTCAGCAACTCTTGGTCGGTCGCGATCGGCGAAGCGTTGGATTTCACGGCGAGATCGAGTTGAAGCAGGCCGTCGTTCAGACGACGCATCAGCTCGGCGGACTCATCGAGGAAGTCCCCCATCAAACCGTCGGTGAGTTGCTCAGGTGAATCGTTCATTAGTGACCGCTTGGGTAGGACCTCAAAGAGTTCGATACTGCTAAACCTTCGAGGGAGCGCGATGCAGCCAGCCTTGCGACGACCGGAAGTCCTTCAGAAATTCGGACGCGCCATCGGCAGGACCGGTGATGATCGTGCCGTCGGGTCGCAACAGACGGCGAATGTTGTTCAAGACTTGTTTCTTCGATGCGTTGTCGAAGTAGATCATCACATTCTTCAAGACAATCAGATCGAACGGCGGCTCGCGCAGCACTTCAAGCAGATTGTGAACTTCGAAGCGGAGCATGTCGCGCAGGATCGGTTTCACCGTGAAATCTTTGGTCTGCGGGACGGGAGCGAAAAACCGCTTGCGGTATGTGTCCGGGACGAGATGCATCGCTCGTTCGCCGAACGTGAGCGTGCGGGCCTTCTCAACCGCACCGGCACCAATATCGGTGCCGAGAATCTCGACCTTCCAGGCGTTGAGAGGTGAAAGTCGATCGGCGATGCAGGAGGCGATCGTCGTCGCTTCGTCGCCAGTGCTACACGCGGCGGACCATACCCGAATCTTCGGCGGATGACTCCCTGCTCGGCAAGCGGCCGTGATCTCGGGGACGAACGTGTCGCGAAGCCAGTCCCAATGCTGTTGATCGCGAAACAGATACGTTTCGTGAGTCGTCACCTCTTGGAGAAAGTTCTCCCACTCGGGATGACTCGCCG
It includes:
- a CDS encoding protein-glutamate O-methyltransferase CheR, encoding MPTHTIGADVTPRQLDLFAKLIYQRIGVSISPQKITLLSNRLRRRLKQTGLDCYDKYYEFLVKSPASHPEWENFLQEVTTHETYLFRDQQHWDWLRDTFVPEITAACRAGSHPPKIRVWSAACSTGDEATTIASCIADRLSPLNAWKVEILGTDIGAGAVEKARTLTFGERAMHLVPDTYRKRFFAPVPQTKDFTVKPILRDMLRFEVHNLLEVLREPPFDLIVLKNVMIYFDNASKKQVLNNIRRLLRPDGTIITGPADGASEFLKDFRSSQGWLHRAPSKV